CGTCGACGACCAGACCGCCGCCTGGGCGGCCTCGGTGTCCGGCGGCCACGTCGACCGCGCTCGGCGGCTGGCCGCCGACGCCGATGCCCGAGCCCGCCGCGAGGCGGTGCTGGCGATTCCGCTGGGACTCCGACAGCCCTCGGACGTGTTTCGCTGCGCCGACGACCTGGTGAAGGCGGCGGAGTCCGAGGCGGGCGCCGTCAACGAGACCCGCAACGAGACGGAGAAGGACGAACTGCGCACCGCGATGGGCGGCGGCGGGACCGGCAAGGGGACCGCGGCGGCCGGTCGTGGGGCCAACGCCGCGATCCGCGAGCTGGAGAAGCGCCAGAAGTCGCGGGCGACCCGCATGCAGCGGGACTCGCTCGATCAGGCGCTCATCGACCTCGCCGCGTTCTACCGAGATGTGCTGGTGTCCGGCAGCGGCGCTCAAGCGGTCCTCAACCACCCCGATCGGGCGGCCGACATCCGCCAGGCCGCCGCGTCGTGGACACCGGAGTCGACCCTGCGCAGGCTCGAGGCGGTGCTCGAATGCCGGACGGCGCTGACTCGCAACGTGAAGCCGAGGATCGCGGTCGAGGCGATGGTCACCACCCTGCGTCTGGGATGACTGTCGACCCGCGCCCCCGGTTCACCCGGCTCGTTCCAGGCCGCTACACTATGGGTGCTTCGCCGCCTTAGCTCAGTCGGCCAGAGCGACGCACTCGTAATGCGTAGGTCAAGGGTTCGATTCCCTTAGGCGGCTCCAGCAGTGACCAGGCCCTTCCCGGTTTCCGGGAAGGGCCTGTGTCGTTCAGGGTTGCAGTCGGGGTTGCATTTGCGTCTGCTACTCGCTCCAGAGGGCGGAGCCCATCAGCTCGGCCGCGTCGCGGGTCATCTGGCTGCTCACGTGCGTGTAGCCCTCAGTAGTGCGTACATCGGAGTGCCCGAGGATCGCCTGAATCGTGCGCACGTGCACCCCCTGTTCGGCCAGCAGCGTTCCCGCCGTGTGCCGGGCGTCGTGCGGCCGGACGTAGCGGACCTTTGCCGTACGCAGCAGCTGGCCCCACTCCTGCCAGTCCTTCCGATGGTCGATCGGCCTGCCGTTGGGCTGGGCGAAAACGAGATCCCAGTCCTGCCACGTCGACCCGGCGGCCTGCCGTTCCGTCTCCTGTCGGATGCGTTGCTGCCGTAACAGCGCGATCAGCGGCCCCGGCAGTGTGATCGTCCGCCGTCCCGTGCCCTTCGGCTTGCGGAACACGACCCCACCGCCATGCCGATCAGGACAGTGCCGAGCATGACTCACACAGCCGGGTGGGCACGGCCGAGGACATGTGCTCTTGTGTAGATCACATTTCCGCTTGCACGGCTTCTTATGGAAGGCCGACCCGCAGGCGTGCGCGTCCGTACAGCCGTGCCGCCAGGTGTTGCGCTGTGCCTGCCACCAGATCCGCACGTCGCCGGTCTCCAGATCGACGTACTGCCATCGCAGCCCCAACACCTCACCCTGCCGCAGGCCGCACGCCAGCCCGACAGACCATCGTGCGCCGTTCCGCCTGCCCGCACAGGCCGCAAGAACCTTTCGCGATTCGCCACGGCTCAGATGTTGTTGTTCCACTCGGTCAGCGGTCGGCGGGTCGATCAACTCGGCGACGTTCCGCGAAACCTTCCCGCGTCGGACGGCGATCTTCAATGCCCGAGAGAGGATGCGATGGACCTTGAGCACGTGGGAGGGTGCCAACTTCGCCCGGAACATGCTCCCGTACATCGCGTCCAGGTGTTCCGCCTCCAGCCGGTCGAGGCGATGCTGACCAAGAAGGGGAATGATCCAGTTTCGCGTCTTCGACCAGTAGTCGTCATAAGTCCGAGGCGCAACCTTCTGCACCGCGATCGTGTCCAGGTAGACCGTCATCCAATCCTGGACCGTGGGCGATCGCCCGGCTTTCCGCGATTTACCGGCGTCACGGTCCTTCTCCAGCTTCTGCACCGCCTGGGTTGCACTCTTCTCAGTCTTCCGCTTGACGTGCCGCCGGTCGAGTGAGCCGTCCTGCTTCACGCCGACCGTGACCCAGCCATGCCACAAGCCATCCGCACCGAGGTAGATCGATGACCGACCGTTCGGCTTCCGCGTGCGTCGCTCTGCCATCACGCCGCCTCCGCCTGCTCGGACTCCAAAGACCGCAGGAACTCCGCCAACGCCGCGCGGGGAACTCGCCGACTGCCGCCGATCCGCACCGAGCGAAGCTCACCCGAGTTGATCAGACCGAACACCCGAGTACGTCCGATACTCAAGATCACCGCAGCCTCCTCGACGCGATACAACAACTTTTCCATCTGTTTCCCCCTGGTGGTCAGGCTGCGTGTGGTGTTGCCGAAAGTTCTGTGTCGCCGCCTGGTGGTGGTTGTGCGGCGAGTAGTGCGCGGTCGTATTCGGTTTTCCAGGTGAGGCGTTGGGAGATGGCGTGGAGGAGGACGTGTGCGCGTGGTGGGACGTCGGGGTCGCCGGGGCGGACTTTCTGCCAGGCCAGCCGGGAGGGGTTCTGTGGTGGTTTCTCGATTCCGGCGGCGGCGAGGGTCTCGGCGACGAAGCGCTTGCGGTCGGCGCGGTGGTCGGCGAGGGATTTGCCGGACCATTTGCGGGAGACGAGGACTCGGCGGCCGGGTAGGCCGAGGGTGGTTCTCCGGTGTGCTTTGCCTTTGCAGTGCGCCGAGGCCGTCTGAGACCGAGCCCCGAGAGGCTGAACGCCATAGCGCAGCCAGATCGGGCAGCGGGGTGAGCAGGGGGTGACGGCCAGTTCGGCGTGGAGTCGGTCGGCGTGTTCCCGTTGCCGGGTGGTGTCTTGTTGGACGACTTCGGAGACGGATTTGGTGAGGTATTTGGTGAGGTAGCCGATGTGTCGTCCGGCTTCGGGGGTGCCGCCGAGGATGCCCTTGGAGTGGACCTGTGCGCCGAAGGTGGCGACGTGGGCGGGTGTGTCGAGTTCGGTGACGGCTTCGTCCCAGGTGGGCAGGGCGTGGCGGGTGTCGGGGTCGACGAAGCTGCGTCGTTCGTGGTCCCAGACCGGCAGCCGATCTGTCTCGTAGAGCAGCCGGTCGTGGTTGGGCCACCACACCTGGTGATACGTCGCGGCTGTGACGTCCTTGATCACCGAGTGCGGGATGGACCCGCGAAGGGCGGCGTGCAGATGCGGTGCACCACGCTTCTGGGGTTCCACCGTCGCGAAGTACTGGACGTCCCAGCCGACGCAGCGGCGGAGGTTCTGCCACCACCGGTCGATGAGGGCGGCGAAGTGGACGACGTCGCGTGCGGCGCGTCGGTAGTCGTAGGTGGCGAAGTCGACGGGGGTGCCGTCTTTGCGGACCCGGCCGTAGGTGTCGAGGGTCAACGTCAGGAACATGGAGGGTCGGAACTTGCCTGCGTATTCGCGGCCGAGGGTGCGTTTCTCGACTCGCCGTCGGGGCAGGTTCGGTGCGTCCTGTCTGCGACGGGTGGAGCGCTTGCGGGCTGCCGTGGCCGGGGCGTCGGGGTTGGGGAGTTTGCCCCGGACGCCGAGGTTGCGTAGGTCGGCGTCGGCGGTGTGGATGGCTTCGCGGAGTTCTTCGGCGTCGGTCTCGGCACCCTCGGCCAAGGCTTGCCGGTACTCGGCGACCAGGTCGGCGCGGTAGGCGACGAGGAGTTTCTGTTGGCCGGTGGCGGGTTCGGGGGTGAAGTCGGGTTCGTCGGTCAGGTGCCAGCCTTCGCGGCATTGGGTCTGCCGCAGCGCCCGTGCTTTCCGAGCGCAAGGGCCGCATTGGGTTTCGACGGTGGAGCCGCAGGGGACGCCGACGTACTTCATTTCGCCGGTGTCGTAGTCAAGGGTCTCCATCATGAACGGCCGGATGCACACCCCGTGGTGATCCGCCGTCGCCTCCAAGACCTTCCCCGCCAGTGGCTGACGCATCCGCTCGGCACGGGTGAAGCCCTGCACGTCGCCGGGAACGGTGGTCAGATCGGCGCTCATGCGGCTTCACCCCGCATCACCGGTTCCGAACCCGTGATCTCTGGTCGGGTCGGGAAGGCATGCACGATCGCCGAGGCATCTTCGGCCGAGGCGGGTTCGGTGACGTAGTCGACGAGTCGGTCCAGGTCGGTATCGGTGACGTGGAACGCCCGGACGCGGACGGGTTCGCGTCGGTCGGTGTACTTCACCCACGCCACGCCGGGAGTGGCTTCGCTGATCTCGTGTGCCGCCGCTCCGCGTTCCCGGACGCCGTCGCCCAAGACCATGTCCACCTGGCCGGGTTCGTCGACTCGCAGGGCTACCCGGGTCGGGAAGAGGTGGCGGAAGGACAGGACTTCCTTGCGGGGGTCTTGGAGTTCGCCGATGACGCAGACGCCGGGTGCGCGGCCTTGGCTGGTGATGGTCTGCAAGGCCGAGTTCGCGCGTTCCTTGAGTTTGCGGTCGGTCTGGTAGGCCACGACATCGGCCAACTCGTCCACGATGAGCAGGAGGAACGGTTGACCGCAGTCGACCGACCACCCCCGCCGAGTACCCCGGAACGACTCGGCCCGTTGCTTCACCTCGTTGGCGACGTCTTCGAGGAGTTCGACGGCTTCCAGTCCGTTGTCGAACACCAGCCGGTGGAACAGGCCGGGTACCTTCCCGAGTTCCATCCCGCCCTTGGGGTCGATCCCGTACACCCGGACCAGGCCCGAGCGCAGCAGTGGGGCGAGGGACCAGAGCAGCGACCAGACCACCGAGGCCTTGCCCGCACCCGTGGCGCCGACGGCGAGGATGTGGGAGCCGATCAGGCGCAGCAGCCACGGGCGGCCGGTCTCGGTCACTCCGACGGGGACTCGTTGCAGGTCGCGGGTGGTGAACCCGGCGGTGGTCTCGGTGGTGTTCGGGAGTGCGGGTGTGGCGGTCGGCCATGCCAACGGGTCGCCGTGCAGCAGGTCCAGGACGATCCGCCGAGGGCCGTTCACCCGGACCCGGCAGGAGCGGGCGCCGAAGGAGTGCGCCAGGGCTTCCGCGCAGGCCTCGAACTCACCAGG
This genomic stretch from Actinoalloteichus hoggarensis harbors:
- a CDS encoding FtsK/SpoIIIE domain-containing protein — translated: MPERSRWIDPAPLEVSRPRLPWWTHSPRWALVLAVPFLAVGLVVWLSVVVLRKAARYPVVAFVVLVLVVVGPLWGWTVALILGAVLALVLVGWWWRFRRSFVRLVLGEVRTEWRRLTVYAPVWHRTMRFCHLERTVERKTHVPTFVRVRADGWRDRVTVTLLHGQAPGEFEACAEALAHSFGARSCRVRVNGPRRIVLDLLHGDPLAWPTATPALPNTTETTAGFTTRDLQRVPVGVTETGRPWLLRLIGSHILAVGATGAGKASVVWSLLWSLAPLLRSGLVRVYGIDPKGGMELGKVPGLFHRLVFDNGLEAVELLEDVANEVKQRAESFRGTRRGWSVDCGQPFLLLIVDELADVVAYQTDRKLKERANSALQTITSQGRAPGVCVIGELQDPRKEVLSFRHLFPTRVALRVDEPGQVDMVLGDGVRERGAAAHEISEATPGVAWVKYTDRREPVRVRAFHVTDTDLDRLVDYVTEPASAEDASAIVHAFPTRPEITGSEPVMRGEAA
- a CDS encoding helix-turn-helix domain-containing protein, whose amino-acid sequence is MEKLLYRVEEAAVILSIGRTRVFGLINSGELRSVRIGGSRRVPRAALAEFLRSLESEQAEAA
- a CDS encoding tyrosine-type recombinase/integrase; translation: MAERRTRKPNGRSSIYLGADGLWHGWVTVGVKQDGSLDRRHVKRKTEKSATQAVQKLEKDRDAGKSRKAGRSPTVQDWMTVYLDTIAVQKVAPRTYDDYWSKTRNWIIPLLGQHRLDRLEAEHLDAMYGSMFRAKLAPSHVLKVHRILSRALKIAVRRGKVSRNVAELIDPPTADRVEQQHLSRGESRKVLAACAGRRNGARWSVGLACGLRQGEVLGLRWQYVDLETGDVRIWWQAQRNTWRHGCTDAHACGSAFHKKPCKRKCDLHKSTCPRPCPPGCVSHARHCPDRHGGGVVFRKPKGTGRRTITLPGPLIALLRQQRIRQETERQAAGSTWQDWDLVFAQPNGRPIDHRKDWQEWGQLLRTAKVRYVRPHDARHTAGTLLAEQGVHVRTIQAILGHSDVRTTEGYTHVSSQMTRDAAELMGSALWSE
- a CDS encoding replication initiator, translating into MSADLTTVPGDVQGFTRAERMRQPLAGKVLEATADHHGVCIRPFMMETLDYDTGEMKYVGVPCGSTVETQCGPCARKARALRQTQCREGWHLTDEPDFTPEPATGQQKLLVAYRADLVAEYRQALAEGAETDAEELREAIHTADADLRNLGVRGKLPNPDAPATAARKRSTRRRQDAPNLPRRRVEKRTLGREYAGKFRPSMFLTLTLDTYGRVRKDGTPVDFATYDYRRAARDVVHFAALIDRWWQNLRRCVGWDVQYFATVEPQKRGAPHLHAALRGSIPHSVIKDVTAATYHQVWWPNHDRLLYETDRLPVWDHERRSFVDPDTRHALPTWDEAVTELDTPAHVATFGAQVHSKGILGGTPEAGRHIGYLTKYLTKSVSEVVQQDTTRQREHADRLHAELAVTPCSPRCPIWLRYGVQPLGARSQTASAHCKGKAHRRTTLGLPGRRVLVSRKWSGKSLADHRADRKRFVAETLAAAGIEKPPQNPSRLAWQKVRPGDPDVPPRAHVLLHAISQRLTWKTEYDRALLAAQPPPGGDTELSATPHAA